A single window of Plasmodium reichenowi strain SY57 chromosome 14, whole genome shotgun sequence DNA harbors:
- a CDS encoding rRNA biogenesis protein RRP5, putative, whose protein sequence is MVEQKEDSYITNKKVEENKMNKIIHIKDEQINKKKNKKKKKKKKEGKSVTKEMNETSNLGLYSNICEEKKHNKKKKKKKEKDKDKDKDKLDGINKNSKKKNKKNDKSNKKEGKKLENNDERKDDDFISDHEDDIIYDHDDIIRDHDDDILDNNNNNNNNNNNKELKNNDNIIINNNNKVTSFDYERLIASEKNKSAIWISYIAFYLEQNNLEEARKVAERALKTIDIHEIDEKLNIYLCYINMECLYGDKLNDIFKRALLCNNEKSIYLHTIHILKKNKKLTELKDLCEEAIKKFKYSKKIWSCYLQILHNTFKDEEYAHNILLKSLHSLPKKKHLNMIINAARFEYKYSNKERGKTYFEKLIQEYPKRSDLWFTYLDIHINSLTKNENKEKIKLNLKELQFIRNIFERFLSYKFKPRVMKIIFTKWLLFEKSQGNMHSQKTVQEKAYNYVESLNALV, encoded by the coding sequence ATGGTTGAACAAAAAGAAGATAgttatataacaaataagaaggtagaagaaaataaaatgaacaaaatcATCCACATTAAAGatgaacaaataaataaaaaaaagaataaaaagaaaaaaaagaaaaaaaaagaggGAAAATCTGTAACTAAAGAAATGAATGAAACGAGCAATTTAGGTttatattcaaatatatgtgaagaaaagaaacacaacaaaaaaaagaaaaagaaaaaggaaaaggaCAAGGACAAGGACAAGGACAAATTGGATGGTATCAAcaaaaattcaaaaaaaaagaataagaaaaatgacaaaagtaataaaaaggaaggtaaaaaattagaaaataatgatgaaagGAAAGATGACGATTTTATAAGTGATCACGAGgatgatattatatatgacCATGATGATATTATACGTGATCACGATGACGACATCttagataataataataataataataataataataataataaagaactaaaaaataatgataatattattattaataataataataaagtaACATCCTTCGATTATGAAAGATTAATAGCTTcggaaaaaaataagagCGCCATATGGATCAGTTATATCGCTTTTTATTtagaacaaaataatttagAAGAAGCCCGCAAAGTTGCAGAAAGAGCATTAAAAACTATAGATATTCATGAGATAGATGAAAagttaaatatatatttatgttatataaatatggaATGTTTATATGGTGATAAGTTAAATGATATTTTCAAAAGAGCattattatgtaataatgaaaaatcaatttatttacatacaattcatatattaaaaaagaataaaaaattaacagAATTAAAAGATTTATGTGAAGAGgcaattaaaaaatttaaatattctaaaaaaatatggtcatgttatttacaaatattacataataCATTTAAAGATGAAGAATATGCACataacattttattaaaatcaTTACATTCATTAcccaaaaaaaaacatttaaatatgataattaaTGCTGCACGttttgaatataaatattcaaataaaGAAAGAGGAAAAACATATTTCGAAAAATTAATTCAAGAATATCCTAAAAGGTCAGACCTTTGGTTTACTTATCTagatatacatattaattccttaacaaaaaatgaaaataaagaaaaaatcaagttaaatttaaaagaacTACAATTTATTAGAAATATCTTTGAAAGATTTTTgtcatataaatttaaacCAAGAGttatgaaaattatttttacaaaatgGTTACTATTCGAAAAAAGTCAAGGAAATATGCATAGCCAAAAAACTGTTCAGGAAAAGGCTTATAATTATGTTGAAAGTTTAAATGCCCTTGTATGA
- a CDS encoding secreted ookinete adhesive protein, putative, translating to MKNFTCFFLLTLLLTLAYGKGVRNKSENRTPYIHYHNNSNIKNYSAIDIFSPKKTGKECIKCLPDNFCECECSCKNKTGFSMKYRHASKGSKRYRKKMTKTSSRSRQCNDLPLEKSEQVTEPELEPEVEPEVEPEVEPEVEPEVEPEVDPEVDPETDQGTGSQNNITECYSSCKSVTGVQTEECSCSCSC from the coding sequence atgaaaaattttacttgtttttttcttttaacACTCCTTCTTACGTTAGCATACGGTAAAGGAGTAAGAAACAAATCCGAAAATAGAACTCCATATATTCATTAccataataatagtaatataaagaattattcAGCTATAGATATATTCTCACCCAAAAAAACTGGAAAGGAATGTATTAAATGTCTCCCAGATAATTTTTGTGAATGCGAATGTAgttgtaaaaataaaacagGTTTTTCAATGAAATATAGACATGCCAGTAAGGGATCTAAAAGATATCGTAAAAAAATGACAAAGACATCTTCTCGTTCCAGACAATGTAACGACTTGCCACTTGAAAAATCAGAACAAGTAACCGAACCGGAATTGGAACCTGAAGTGGAACCTGAAGTAGAACCAGAAGTAGAACCTGAGGTCGAGCCCGAAGTAGAACCAGAGGTTGACCCCGAAGTTGATCCAGAAACCGACCAAGGAACAGGAtcacaaaataatataaccGAATGCTATTCCTCCTGCAAAAGTGTTACAGGAGTTCAAACAGAAGAATGTAGTTGTTCTTGTTCATGTTaa
- a CDS encoding adenylyl cyclase alpha (transcript variant 2; alternatively spliced), with amino-acid sequence MGIFIFDHIFQRFFLSSFKQNIFISILLFGCLIEIIFNFLMDSTYIFYFMFFDIITFILLFFDIFLFEKYFFDFFIYFTNGLYSWKKIDKHNVIYLIQLFKSLRIIKIYRFVINFIKKHTKEKYKHRNEWNFEKMESMKNRPLKESLKFTNKMHLALIKRYFMSLIFIMLSYIMIEIIYISKESKSPMNYFIYNLDLIVFDEFYETEFLKALYFYSAIQKNKRDEEYLISIKSKRKLKNFINKKEIHISGINYLLWDFTNLSHNDLLKFVTPSSDNQNVEEEIILDHTIKNINELRYFETKIYESKDFIFQINIKRYIERTIKNIIILKIFIIIFSFIILFYFTCELNVLLFPIESILKKLKLMKSNPTLALEMQEELLNHELKNILINTKLKRKSIKENYEILKMEENLMKLGTLMLLGFGEAGAKIISKNINEQERVNLLINGEIVYSVFSFCDIRNFTELTEVLKEKIMIFINLIAEIIHECCDFYGGTINKNIGDAFLLVWKYQKKEYSNKKMNMFKSPNNNYDEYSEKENINRICDLAFLSTVQTLIKLRKSEKIHIFLNNENMDELIRNNILELSFGLHFGWAIEGAIGSSYKIDLSYLSENVNIASRLQDISKIYKNNIVISGDFYDNMSEKFKNSLRKIDRVTLKGCRNPLNLYTFDICLNKITKKVNMENFDAKPHFDVKLLKVFDDIKKKAERKKRKKEVLNLSYNLYEEYEKNDDIKFIKIHYPKDYLEQFKIALESYLIGKWNESKNILEYLKRNNIFEDEILNQLWNFLSMNNFVAPSDWCGYRKFLQKS; translated from the exons ATGggtatatttatttttgatCATATTTTCCAAAGATTTTTTCTATCTTCTTTTAAACAAA atatttttatttccatTCTCTTATTTGGATGTCTTATcgaaataatttttaacTTTTTAATGGATTCAacatatatcttttattttatgttttttgATATTATAACATTCATACTGTTATTCTTTGATATCTTTCTTTTcgaaaaatatttttttgacttttttatttactttACAAATGG CTTATATAGCTGGAAAAAAATTGACAAACATAATGTAATATACCTAATACAATTATTTAAGTCCTTGCGCATAATTAAGATATATCGCTTCgtaattaattttataaaaaaacatacTAAGGAAAAATACAAGCACAGAAATGAGTGGAAT tTTGAAAAAATGGAAAGTATGAAAAATAGACCATTGAAG GAAAGTTTAAAGTTCACAAATAAAATGCACTTAGCTCTTATCAAAAGATATTTCATgtctttaatttttataatgttatcttatataatgataGAAATA ATATATATCTCAAAGGAGAGCAAAAGCCCTATGAATTATTTCATCTATAATTTGGATct TATAGTATTTGATGAATTTTATGAAACGGAATTTTTAAAAGCTCTATACTTTTATagt GCTATTcagaaaaataaaagagatgaagaatatttaataagtattaaatcaaaaaggaaattgaaaaattttattaacaaGAAAGAAATACATATATCAGGAATTAATTATCTGCTATGGGATTTTACAAACTTATCACAt AATGATCTATTAAAATTTGTTACTCCTTCAAGTGATAACCAAAATGTTGAAGAAGAAATTATTTTGGATCATACAATTAAAAACATAA ATGAATTGAGATACTTTGAAACAAAGATATATGAATCCAAagattttatatttcaaataaatataaagagATATATAGAAAGAactattaaaaatattataatattgaaaatatttattataata ttttcttttataatattgttcTATTTTACATGTGAATTAAATGTCTTATTATTTCCTATAGAAAGcatattgaaaaaattaaaactTATGAA ATCAAATCCGACCTTAGCTTTGGAAATGCAAGAAGAATTATTGAACCATGagttaaaaaatatattaataaacaCAAAATTGAAGAG GAAAAGcattaaagaaaattatgaaattttaaaaatggaAGAAAACTTAATGAAATTAGGAACATTAATGTTATTAG GTTTCGGTGAAGCAGGAGCGAAAattatttcaaaaaatattaacgAACAGGAAAGAGTAAATTTATTGATCAATGGAGAAATCGTTTATTCTGTTTTTTCCTTTTGTGACATAAGAAATTTTACAGAATTAACAGAAgttttaaaagaaaaa ATTATGATTTTCATAAATTTGATTGCTGAAATAATACATGAGTGTTGTGATTTCTATGGGGGAAcaataaacaaaaatattgGTGATGCATTTTTGTTAGTTTGgaaatatcaaaaaaaagaatattcGAATAAGAAAATGAATATGTTTAAGTCtccaaataataattatgatgaatactcagaaaaagaaaatataaataggATATGTGATTTGGCTTTTCTATCTACAGTACAAACATTAATTAAACTCAGAAAG TCagaaaaaatacatatattcctaaataatgaaaatatggATGAGTTAATTAGGAACAATATTCTGGAGTTAAGTTTTGGACTTCATTTTGGATGGGCTATAGAAGGAGCAATAGGAAGTAGTTATAAAATTgatttatcatatttatcggaaaatgtaaatatagCTAGTCGATTACAAGATATTTctaaaatatacaaaaacAATATTGTTATATCAGGAGATTTTTATGACAATATGTCGGAGAAATTTaaa aaTTCTCTTAGGAAAATTGATAGGGTTACTCTTAAAGGATGTAGGAACCcattaaatttatatacatttgaTATATGTCTTAATAAG ATTACGAAGAAAGTCAATATGGAAAATTTTGACGCCAAGCCTCATTTTGACGTAAAACTTTTAAAG GTTtttgatgatataaaaaagaaggccgaacgaaaaaaaagaaaaaaagaagttCTTAATCTTTCATATAAT ctttatgaagaatatgaaaaaaatgacgACATAAAATTCATAAAGATACACTATCCTAAAGATTATTTGGAACAATTCAAAATTGCCCTTGAGTCGTATTTAATAGGGAAATGGAATGaatcaaaaaatatattagagtatttaaaaagaaataatatttttgaagATGAAATTCTTAATCAGCTGTGGAACTTTTTGAGTATGAACAATTTTGTTGCACCTAGTGATTGGTGTGGATATAGAAAATTTTTACAAAAgtcataa
- a CDS encoding adenylyl cyclase alpha (transcript variant 3; alternatively spliced), translated as MESMKNRPLKESLKFTNKMHLALIKRYFMSLIFIMLSYIMIEIIYISKESKSPMNYFIYNLDLIVFDEFYETEFLKALYFYSAIQKNKRDEEYLISIKSKRKLKNFINKKEIHISGINYLLWDFTNLSHNDLLKFVTPSSDNQNVEEEIILDHTIKNINELRYFETKIYESKDFIFQINIKRYIERTIKNIIILKIFIIIFSFIILFYFTCELNVLLFPIESILKKLKLMKSNPTLALEMQEELLNHELKNILINTKLKRKSIKENYEILKMEENLMKLGTLMLLGFGEAGAKIISKNINEQERVNLLINGEIVYSVFSFCDIRNFTELTEVLKEKIMIFINLIAEIIHECCDFYGGTINKNIGDAFLLVWKYQKKEYSNKKMNMFKSPNNNYDEYSEKENINRICDLAFLSTVQTLIKLRKSEKIHIFLNNENMDELIRNNILELSFGLHFGWAIEGAIGSSYKIDLSYLSENVNIASRLQDISKIYKNNIVISGDFYDNMSEKFKNSLRKIDRVTLKGCRNPLNLYTFDICLNKITKKVNMENFDAKPHFDVKLLKVFDDIKKKAERKKRKKEVLNLSYNLYEEYEKNDDIKFIKIHYPKDYLEQFKIALESYLIGKWNESKNILEYLKRNNIFEDEILNQLWNFLSMNNFVAPSDWCGYRKFLQKS; from the exons ATGGAAAGTATGAAAAATAGACCATTGAAG GAAAGTTTAAAGTTCACAAATAAAATGCACTTAGCTCTTATCAAAAGATATTTCATgtctttaatttttataatgttatcttatataatgataGAAATA ATATATATCTCAAAGGAGAGCAAAAGCCCTATGAATTATTTCATCTATAATTTGGATct TATAGTATTTGATGAATTTTATGAAACGGAATTTTTAAAAGCTCTATACTTTTATagt GCTATTcagaaaaataaaagagatgaagaatatttaataagtattaaatcaaaaaggaaattgaaaaattttattaacaaGAAAGAAATACATATATCAGGAATTAATTATCTGCTATGGGATTTTACAAACTTATCACAt AATGATCTATTAAAATTTGTTACTCCTTCAAGTGATAACCAAAATGTTGAAGAAGAAATTATTTTGGATCATACAATTAAAAACATAA ATGAATTGAGATACTTTGAAACAAAGATATATGAATCCAAagattttatatttcaaataaatataaagagATATATAGAAAGAactattaaaaatattataatattgaaaatatttattataata ttttcttttataatattgttcTATTTTACATGTGAATTAAATGTCTTATTATTTCCTATAGAAAGcatattgaaaaaattaaaactTATGAA ATCAAATCCGACCTTAGCTTTGGAAATGCAAGAAGAATTATTGAACCATGagttaaaaaatatattaataaacaCAAAATTGAAGAG GAAAAGcattaaagaaaattatgaaattttaaaaatggaAGAAAACTTAATGAAATTAGGAACATTAATGTTATTAG GTTTCGGTGAAGCAGGAGCGAAAattatttcaaaaaatattaacgAACAGGAAAGAGTAAATTTATTGATCAATGGAGAAATCGTTTATTCTGTTTTTTCCTTTTGTGACATAAGAAATTTTACAGAATTAACAGAAgttttaaaagaaaaa ATTATGATTTTCATAAATTTGATTGCTGAAATAATACATGAGTGTTGTGATTTCTATGGGGGAAcaataaacaaaaatattgGTGATGCATTTTTGTTAGTTTGgaaatatcaaaaaaaagaatattcGAATAAGAAAATGAATATGTTTAAGTCtccaaataataattatgatgaatactcagaaaaagaaaatataaataggATATGTGATTTGGCTTTTCTATCTACAGTACAAACATTAATTAAACTCAGAAAG TCagaaaaaatacatatattcctaaataatgaaaatatggATGAGTTAATTAGGAACAATATTCTGGAGTTAAGTTTTGGACTTCATTTTGGATGGGCTATAGAAGGAGCAATAGGAAGTAGTTATAAAATTgatttatcatatttatcggaaaatgtaaatatagCTAGTCGATTACAAGATATTTctaaaatatacaaaaacAATATTGTTATATCAGGAGATTTTTATGACAATATGTCGGAGAAATTTaaa aaTTCTCTTAGGAAAATTGATAGGGTTACTCTTAAAGGATGTAGGAACCcattaaatttatatacatttgaTATATGTCTTAATAAG ATTACGAAGAAAGTCAATATGGAAAATTTTGACGCCAAGCCTCATTTTGACGTAAAACTTTTAAAG GTTtttgatgatataaaaaagaaggccgaacgaaaaaaaagaaaaaaagaagttCTTAATCTTTCATATAAT ctttatgaagaatatgaaaaaaatgacgACATAAAATTCATAAAGATACACTATCCTAAAGATTATTTGGAACAATTCAAAATTGCCCTTGAGTCGTATTTAATAGGGAAATGGAATGaatcaaaaaatatattagagtatttaaaaagaaataatatttttgaagATGAAATTCTTAATCAGCTGTGGAACTTTTTGAGTATGAACAATTTTGTTGCACCTAGTGATTGGTGTGGATATAGAAAATTTTTACAAAAgtcataa
- a CDS encoding hypothetical protein (conserved Plasmodium protein, unknown function): MANSSDNKPEANETIHENAATKNDKENDKTENKTTSEVNGKSKTHTINNNVNHLSSEHEKKYVQETYSFTFDKSLFAAPKFHPYFMMKNYTVHYMDPIIKKAKAKKHTCCCN, translated from the exons ATGGCGAATAGTTCAGATAATAAGCCCGAAGCAAATGAAACAATACATGAAAACGCTGCAACCAAAAATGACAAGGAAAATGATAAAACtgaaaataaaacaacATCAGAGGTAAATGGAAAAAGTAAAACTCAtactattaataataatgtaaatcATTTATCAAGTGaacatgaaaaaaaatacgTACAAGAAACTTACAGTTTTACATTTGACAAAAGCTTATTTGCAGCACCAAAG tttCATCCTTATTTCatgatgaaaaattatacgGTTCATTATATGGACCctattattaaaaaggCAAAAGCTAAAAAACACACATGTTGTTGTAATTAG
- a CDS encoding adenylyl cyclase alpha (transcript variant 1; alternatively spliced), translating to MPELKQIYANNIFDNDKLKRFFLKYRSKEKVLYSFTSENDIINEEKRKSKNNLCMLKYKNICLNIHTSKIFKYSRWKYDFISDIFISILLFGCLIEIIFNFLMDSTYIFYFMFFDIITFILLFFDIFLFEKYFFDFFIYFTNGLYSWKKIDKHNVIYLIQLFKSLRIIKIYRFVINFIKKHTKEKYKHRNEWNFEKMESMKNRPLKESLKFTNKMHLALIKRYFMSLIFIMLSYIMIEIIYISKESKSPMNYFIYNLDLIVFDEFYETEFLKALYFYSAIQKNKRDEEYLISIKSKRKLKNFINKKEIHISGINYLLWDFTNLSHNDLLKFVTPSSDNQNVEEEIILDHTIKNINELRYFETKIYESKDFIFQINIKRYIERTIKNIIILKIFIIIFSFIILFYFTCELNVLLFPIESILKKLKLMKSNPTLALEMQEELLNHELKNILINTKLKRKSIKENYEILKMEENLMKLGTLMLLGFGEAGAKIISKNINEQERVNLLINGEIVYSVFSFCDIRNFTELTEVLKEKIMIFINLIAEIIHECCDFYGGTINKNIGDAFLLVWKYQKKEYSNKKMNMFKSPNNNYDEYSEKENINRICDLAFLSTVQTLIKLRKSEKIHIFLNNENMDELIRNNILELSFGLHFGWAIEGAIGSSYKIDLSYLSENVNIASRLQDISKIYKNNIVISGDFYDNMSEKFKNSLRKIDRVTLKGCRNPLNLYTFDICLNKITKKVNMENFDAKPHFDVKLLKVFDDIKKKAERKKRKKEVLNLSYNLYEEYEKNDDIKFIKIHYPKDYLEQFKIALESYLIGKWNESKNILEYLKRNNIFEDEILNQLWNFLSMNNFVAPSDWCGYRKFLQKS from the exons ATGCCAGAATTAAAACAGATATATgcaaataatatttttgataaTGATAAGTTGAAAAGatttttcttaaaatatcgatcaaaagaaaaagtaTTATATTCCTTTACATCagaaaat GATATCATAAATGAAGAGAAGAGAAAAAGCAAAAATAACTTATGCatgttaaaatataaa aatatatgtcttaatatacatacaaGCAAAATTTTCAAATACTCCAGATGg aaatatgattttatatcagatatttttatttccatTCTCTTATTTGGATGTCTTATcgaaataatttttaacTTTTTAATGGATTCAacatatatcttttattttatgttttttgATATTATAACATTCATACTGTTATTCTTTGATATCTTTCTTTTcgaaaaatatttttttgacttttttatttactttACAAATGG CTTATATAGCTGGAAAAAAATTGACAAACATAATGTAATATACCTAATACAATTATTTAAGTCCTTGCGCATAATTAAGATATATCGCTTCgtaattaattttataaaaaaacatacTAAGGAAAAATACAAGCACAGAAATGAGTGGAAT tTTGAAAAAATGGAAAGTATGAAAAATAGACCATTGAAG GAAAGTTTAAAGTTCACAAATAAAATGCACTTAGCTCTTATCAAAAGATATTTCATgtctttaatttttataatgttatcttatataatgataGAAATA ATATATATCTCAAAGGAGAGCAAAAGCCCTATGAATTATTTCATCTATAATTTGGATct TATAGTATTTGATGAATTTTATGAAACGGAATTTTTAAAAGCTCTATACTTTTATagt GCTATTcagaaaaataaaagagatgaagaatatttaataagtattaaatcaaaaaggaaattgaaaaattttattaacaaGAAAGAAATACATATATCAGGAATTAATTATCTGCTATGGGATTTTACAAACTTATCACAt AATGATCTATTAAAATTTGTTACTCCTTCAAGTGATAACCAAAATGTTGAAGAAGAAATTATTTTGGATCATACAATTAAAAACATAA ATGAATTGAGATACTTTGAAACAAAGATATATGAATCCAAagattttatatttcaaataaatataaagagATATATAGAAAGAactattaaaaatattataatattgaaaatatttattataata ttttcttttataatattgttcTATTTTACATGTGAATTAAATGTCTTATTATTTCCTATAGAAAGcatattgaaaaaattaaaactTATGAA ATCAAATCCGACCTTAGCTTTGGAAATGCAAGAAGAATTATTGAACCATGagttaaaaaatatattaataaacaCAAAATTGAAGAG GAAAAGcattaaagaaaattatgaaattttaaaaatggaAGAAAACTTAATGAAATTAGGAACATTAATGTTATTAG GTTTCGGTGAAGCAGGAGCGAAAattatttcaaaaaatattaacgAACAGGAAAGAGTAAATTTATTGATCAATGGAGAAATCGTTTATTCTGTTTTTTCCTTTTGTGACATAAGAAATTTTACAGAATTAACAGAAgttttaaaagaaaaa ATTATGATTTTCATAAATTTGATTGCTGAAATAATACATGAGTGTTGTGATTTCTATGGGGGAAcaataaacaaaaatattgGTGATGCATTTTTGTTAGTTTGgaaatatcaaaaaaaagaatattcGAATAAGAAAATGAATATGTTTAAGTCtccaaataataattatgatgaatactcagaaaaagaaaatataaataggATATGTGATTTGGCTTTTCTATCTACAGTACAAACATTAATTAAACTCAGAAAG TCagaaaaaatacatatattcctaaataatgaaaatatggATGAGTTAATTAGGAACAATATTCTGGAGTTAAGTTTTGGACTTCATTTTGGATGGGCTATAGAAGGAGCAATAGGAAGTAGTTATAAAATTgatttatcatatttatcggaaaatgtaaatatagCTAGTCGATTACAAGATATTTctaaaatatacaaaaacAATATTGTTATATCAGGAGATTTTTATGACAATATGTCGGAGAAATTTaaa aaTTCTCTTAGGAAAATTGATAGGGTTACTCTTAAAGGATGTAGGAACCcattaaatttatatacatttgaTATATGTCTTAATAAG ATTACGAAGAAAGTCAATATGGAAAATTTTGACGCCAAGCCTCATTTTGACGTAAAACTTTTAAAG GTTtttgatgatataaaaaagaaggccgaacgaaaaaaaagaaaaaaagaagttCTTAATCTTTCATATAAT ctttatgaagaatatgaaaaaaatgacgACATAAAATTCATAAAGATACACTATCCTAAAGATTATTTGGAACAATTCAAAATTGCCCTTGAGTCGTATTTAATAGGGAAATGGAATGaatcaaaaaatatattagagtatttaaaaagaaataatatttttgaagATGAAATTCTTAATCAGCTGTGGAACTTTTTGAGTATGAACAATTTTGTTGCACCTAGTGATTGGTGTGGATATAGAAAATTTTTACAAAAgtcataa
- a CDS encoding mitochondrial ribosomal protein L16 precursor, putative encodes MPPIIYKSPLPVRLKAPKGRITPLNGPDIKIGKSLIAACPKRIRGEKLAEMKQTIRKYLGKKKEYLIDVHATYSVTKKPDGTKMGQGKGIIDHFVARVPSGKTIFSIPTISPFNTLGFDDPVYRVLKKAAAKVAIPCVFRTQNNLFRVHNIKYISQQKVKNDQLKHFNQFKSKLFQKKDEV; translated from the coding sequence ATGCCCCcaataatttataaaagtCCTCTACCTGTTCGATTAAAAGCTCCGAAAGGTAGAATAACACCTTTGAATGGACCCGATATAAAAATTGGGAAATCATTAATAGCTGCTTGTCCAAAAAGAATAAGAGGAGAAAAATTAGCTGAAATGAAACAAACAATACGTAAATATTTaggaaagaaaaaagaatatttgATTGATGTTCATGCAACTTATAGTGTAACAAAAAAACCTGATGGAACAAAAATGGGACAAGGTAAAGGAATCATTGATCATTTTGTAGCTAGAGTACCTTCAGGAAAAActattttttctatacCTACCATAAGCCCATTCAATACATTAGGGTTTGATGACCCTGTATATAGagtattaaaaaaagcAGCAGCAAAAGTAGCTATACCTTGTGTATTTAGAACACAGAATAATTTATTCCGAgttcataatattaaatatatatcacaACAAAAAGTAAAAAACGACCAACTCAAACATTTTAATCAATTTAaatcaaaattatttcaaaaaaaagatgaagTTTAA